A window of the Gossypium hirsutum isolate 1008001.06 chromosome A05, Gossypium_hirsutum_v2.1, whole genome shotgun sequence genome harbors these coding sequences:
- the LOC107960514 gene encoding uncharacterized protein: protein MGRGRRAPDRGIGHTEVRQPTLVYAVRRREDRDALDVITVKHQENLDCATKWMILRIEKGDKVIVVGEHRNYLPNVISVLRDEKLVRKGSEAYLAYVSASSFKHLAVEDIRMVKDFSDVFPNELPGLPPNREVEFGIELFPGTVPMSIAPYRMVPKELVELKAQLQELLDRGFICPNEILVYSRTGEEHDAHLQVVLQFLREKQLYAKFSKWYYRRFMEGFSLIVTPLTRLLRREQESGKGFIVYNDASHVGLGYVLMQEGKANVVADALSCRAVTDLRAMFARLNLFDNGSLLAELQVKPRRVCPTKDTDLRQSILQEEHSSPYAMHLGRNKMYRDLWEFYWWPGLKREVIDFVSKCLICQQVKLEHQLSSGLLQPKLAKLYVSEIVRLHGEPISIISDRDPRSTSQFWKKLHEALATSEELVFLKVSPWKKVLRFGRKGKLNPRFIGPYRILKCVGLVSYQLELPLEFDRINDVFHVSILRQYHSDPSHIVSTEGVEVRPDLTFEEEPVQIIDRDVKVLKRKSVPLVKVLWCNHSSEEAT from the exons atgggtcGTGGTCGTAGAGCACCAGACAGAGGTATCGGtcatactgaggtgaggcagcccACATTGGTTTATGCTGTACGTCGCCGAGAGGACAGAGACGCCTTAGATGTTATTACAG TTAAGCATCAAGAAAATTTGGACTGTGCTACAAAGTGGATGATCTTGAGAATTGAAAAGGGGGATAAGGTAATTGTGGTTGGAGAGCATCGGAATTATCTGCCAAATGTGATTTCTGTTCTTAGGGATGAGAAGTTGGTGCGTAAGGGTTCTGAGGCGTACTTAGCCTATGTTAGTGCTTCAAGTTTTAAGCATTTGGCTGTGGAAGATATTAGAATGGTTAAGGATTTTTCAGATGTCTTTCCCAATGAGTTACCGGGGTTACCTCCtaaccgtgaagttgagtttggtatagAGTTATTTCCTGGTACAGTTCCGATGTCTATTGCCCCATATAGAATGGTACCaaaggagcttgtggagcttaaagctCAACTCCAAGAGTTATTGGATCGAGGGTTTATCTGCCCTA ATGAAattctggtgtattcgaggaCTGGGGAAgaacatgatgcacatcttcAGGTTGTTCTGCAGTTTTTGAGGgagaagcaattgtatgctaaattcagcaagt ggtattatagacgaTTTATGGAAGGGTTTTCGTTGATTGTTACACCTCTGACTAGATTATTGCGAAGAGAG CAAGAATCTGGGAAGGGATTCATTGTCTACAACGATGCATCGCATGTTGGCTTGGGatacgtattgatgcaagagggtaag gctaatgtggtagctgatgcacTGAGCTGTAGGGCTGTTactgatttgagggcgatgtttgctcgtcttaaTTTGTTCGATAATGGCAGTTTACTGGCTGAACTTCAAGTTAAACCTAg GAGAGTTTGTCCAACGAAGGACACTGATTTGAGACAGTCTATACTGCAAGAGGAGCATAGTAGTCCTTACGCTATGCATCTTGGTAggaataagatgtatcgagaccTTTGGGAATTCTATTGGTGGCCAGGACTTAAGCGGGAAGTTATTGATTTTGTAAGTAAGTGCCTGATTTGCCAACAGGTTAAGCTGGAGCATCAGTTGTCTTCAGGATTGCTTcaacca AAGCTGGCTAAGCTGTATGTGTCTGAAATTGTAAGACTACATGGGGAACCAATTTCCATCATATCCGATAGAGATCCTCGTTCCACGtctcaattttggaaaaagttacatgaaGCATTGgctacaag TGAGGAATTGGTGTTCCttaaggtctcaccttggaaaaaggtgttgAGGTTTGGTCGAAAGGGCAAGCTGAACCCTagattcattgggccttatcgtatATTGAAGTGCGTGGGACTGGTTTCCTACcaacttgagttacctctagagtttgACCGGATtaatgatgtgtttcacgtctctatATTGAGGCAATATCACTCTGATCCTTCACACATCGTTTCGACTGAGGGGGTTGAAGTTAGACCAGATCTGACTTTTGAAGAAGAGCCAGTTCAGATTATAGACCGTGATGTGAAAGTTCTAAAGAGGAAGTCGGTTCCACTGGTTAAGGTGCTTTGGTGTAATCACAGTTCTGAGGAAGCCACATAG